A DNA window from Undibacterium sp. YM2 contains the following coding sequences:
- a CDS encoding PPK2 family polyphosphate kinase, producing the protein MTVADLFRVGKGFQVRDANANKKLLGTAATEKNADKAADKLATLKLAEEISDLQNVLYAGREHKLLIILQGMDTSGKDGTVNGVFGQINPLGARTVAFKAPSTDEKNHDYLWRVHKEVPGKGEVTIFNRSHYEDVLITRVHDWIDQAECKRRYAQIRDFERMLAETGTVILKFFLHISKAEQKARLDERLADPEKHWKFDPQDLVERQYWDEYQKAYEDALQATDADHAPWYAVPSDSKTQRNLVIASIVQEKLLSLKLTYPPGNPDYSKLKVE; encoded by the coding sequence ATGACAGTTGCGGACTTGTTTCGGGTAGGTAAAGGTTTTCAGGTCAGGGATGCTAATGCCAATAAAAAACTGCTGGGTACGGCAGCCACTGAAAAGAATGCAGACAAGGCCGCCGACAAACTGGCGACACTAAAGCTGGCAGAAGAAATTTCTGACCTGCAAAATGTCTTATATGCTGGTCGTGAACACAAGCTATTGATCATCCTGCAGGGCATGGATACTTCCGGTAAAGACGGTACGGTCAACGGCGTGTTCGGGCAAATCAATCCTCTGGGTGCACGCACGGTCGCCTTTAAAGCCCCCAGTACCGATGAAAAAAACCATGATTATCTGTGGCGCGTCCATAAAGAAGTGCCAGGCAAGGGTGAGGTCACCATCTTCAACCGCAGCCATTATGAAGATGTGCTGATTACCCGCGTGCACGACTGGATAGACCAGGCAGAGTGTAAGCGCCGTTATGCGCAAATCCGCGATTTTGAGCGTATGCTGGCCGAAACTGGTACTGTGATACTGAAATTTTTCCTGCATATCTCCAAGGCCGAACAAAAAGCCAGGCTGGATGAGCGTCTGGCTGATCCTGAAAAACACTGGAAGTTTGATCCCCAGGATCTGGTCGAGCGTCAATACTGGGACGAGTATCAAAAGGCGTATGAAGATGCCTTGCAGGCAACAGATGCCGATCACGCGCCATGGTATGCCGTGCCATCAGACTCCAAGACCCAGCGCAACCTCGTGATAGCCAGCATAGTGCAAGAAAAGTTGCTGAGCCTGAAGCTCACATATCCACCGGGTAATCCTGATTACAGCAAGCTCAAGGTAGAGTGA
- a CDS encoding tetratricopeptide repeat protein, with amino-acid sequence MSVRKWIAAFALVAALPACATADDKIITITTHTNLVADSAKGVEFSAASKALNVLIKERKFEEADRKAKENCRSYESIFDNSKKQFSFQTTQEFEEFSKSSKLNFEWIEWGYKNCLQVQAFVAVERRDLQQALSMLRKLEYLAPVSAGTSVEIGYVLNQLAKPTEALQTYRHAHELSKQYSSQRPYLAMSLRGIGFSLIELKQLDEAEKAFQESLQIEPENKLAQNELAYIQQLRSAK; translated from the coding sequence ATGAGTGTCCGCAAATGGATAGCTGCTTTTGCCCTGGTGGCGGCCTTGCCTGCTTGTGCTACGGCTGACGACAAGATTATTACGATTACTACCCATACCAATTTAGTCGCTGACAGTGCCAAGGGGGTGGAATTCTCCGCTGCATCGAAAGCATTGAATGTGCTGATCAAGGAGCGCAAATTTGAAGAAGCGGACAGAAAAGCAAAAGAAAATTGCCGGTCTTATGAATCCATCTTTGACAACAGCAAAAAGCAATTCTCTTTCCAGACGACTCAAGAATTTGAGGAATTCAGCAAATCCAGCAAGCTGAATTTTGAATGGATAGAATGGGGTTATAAAAACTGCCTGCAAGTCCAGGCCTTTGTTGCGGTTGAAAGAAGGGATTTGCAACAGGCCTTGTCCATGCTCAGGAAATTGGAATATCTGGCCCCGGTTTCTGCCGGCACTTCGGTAGAAATTGGCTATGTCTTGAACCAGCTGGCCAAACCCACAGAAGCCTTGCAAACCTATCGTCATGCGCATGAATTGAGCAAACAATATTCCTCACAACGCCCTTACCTGGCGATGTCCCTGCGCGGCATAGGATTTTCTTTGATAGAGCTTAAGCAGCTCGATGAGGCAGAAAAAGCTTTTCAGGAATCCTTGCAGATCGAACCTGAGAATAAACTGGCGCAAAACGAACTTGCCTACATACAGCAATTGCGCTCAGCAAAGTAA
- a CDS encoding CoA-binding protein, with amino-acid sequence MSTNQTDLITSILSKSKTIAVVGLSSKTSRPSYGVSAYMQAHGYRIIPVNPREAGNIILGEHCYPDLITAAAEHRIDIVDCFRNAADIPPIVKEAIQIAVPYLWMQSGIVNTEAAAIAEAAGIRVVMDRCIKIEHLYRA; translated from the coding sequence ATGAGCACAAATCAAACTGACTTGATCACCAGCATATTAAGCAAGAGCAAAACCATTGCCGTCGTCGGCCTGTCCTCAAAAACCTCACGTCCCAGTTACGGAGTGTCCGCCTATATGCAGGCGCATGGCTATCGCATTATCCCGGTCAATCCGCGTGAGGCAGGAAACATCATACTGGGCGAGCATTGCTATCCTGATCTGATTACTGCTGCGGCAGAACACCGTATCGATATCGTCGATTGCTTTCGCAATGCGGCTGATATTCCGCCCATCGTCAAAGAAGCGATACAAATAGCTGTGCCTTATCTATGGATGCAATCAGGCATCGTAAATACAGAAGCTGCCGCCATCGCAGAAGCAGCAGGCATCAGAGTAGTGATGGACAGGTGCATCAAGATAGAACATCTTTACCGTGCATGA
- a CDS encoding TonB-dependent siderophore receptor, protein MLTTPSAICGLTLLLLAPGTMAVTMAASMAGEAQLDQTIPQQVIVTGGQNEMNARRDSTAGKITIGRKRIEESGVEKVADLLAREPGLPSTLGALGSPTYTQFLIDGLPPAKNQNLADMDLQLVEKIEIIKTTVAEFGPYGIAGTINIITRKIIAEQKKTDVRVAYNTSAGQPGINLSSSLSHGKEEDVLSMNMQLSSSYKTMENNSSLNQTTSPSGSGIAQQLLGQASTSNRFMTLAASGNMIWRPDQPHQLIFSPVINTSTSVWANSNIRQWDDGSSLEMNEHFYGNTEQLSLPLSWTIRLDEQSQLMLSTRIYRVRGRMETIWNEYRSSLGNSLRRTSADNSSNSVTFKLDYKTVLADAHEIKTGMHLTRSSDSVDEKHWLNGNPDMALDEFNAPYSLVETKLRWFWQDDWRLGDSLSLNLGISGEQTTLDLQERHYQPHALYRVLSPSMHVLKKLNTEGTQRVRFSLARSFNAPRSGDLMQRPVINTLAPCLANGVCIANGIETADSSGNLDLQPERSQGLNVTYEYDLSANSLLSLGLYTRDIDKKRGSEIRLENVAWSNQARYVYRPVNFGDASVQGIDMELQLALRDLNVQAPDASLRAGFGLARSRVNIHSGLGMLTDNQTPWNAKLGASYTARIWPLKLDIDANWMPGNWVRINAQQRSFSPRQFSLNAGAVWKFSPDTSLTINLENILADSRTSVTEYSSGYGVVRQQSLNKSHTRLSMRLNFKL, encoded by the coding sequence GTGTTGACGACGCCATCTGCTATCTGTGGCCTGACTCTGCTGCTGCTCGCGCCTGGCACTATGGCCGTTACTATGGCTGCGTCCATGGCTGGCGAAGCTCAGCTGGATCAAACTATACCGCAACAAGTCATCGTGACTGGTGGGCAAAATGAGATGAATGCCAGGCGTGACTCTACGGCAGGCAAGATTACAATTGGCCGCAAGCGCATAGAAGAAAGTGGCGTCGAGAAGGTCGCGGATTTGCTTGCACGCGAGCCGGGCCTGCCCAGCACTTTGGGTGCGCTTGGCAGCCCGACTTATACACAGTTTCTGATCGATGGTTTGCCCCCTGCCAAAAATCAGAATCTCGCAGACATGGATTTGCAGCTGGTTGAGAAAATTGAAATCATCAAAACCACAGTCGCTGAATTTGGCCCGTATGGCATTGCTGGCACCATCAATATCATCACCCGCAAAATCATAGCTGAACAAAAAAAGACGGACGTCAGGGTCGCGTACAACACCAGTGCCGGTCAACCTGGTATCAATCTTTCTTCGTCTTTGAGCCACGGAAAAGAAGAAGACGTGCTGAGCATGAATATGCAACTGTCTTCATCTTACAAAACCATGGAGAACAATAGCAGCCTGAACCAGACTACCAGTCCATCGGGGAGTGGCATAGCCCAGCAATTGCTGGGGCAGGCTAGTACAAGTAACCGCTTTATGACGCTGGCGGCATCAGGCAATATGATCTGGCGACCCGACCAGCCTCACCAGCTTATCTTCTCGCCAGTCATTAATACCAGCACCAGCGTTTGGGCAAATAGTAATATCCGTCAATGGGATGATGGCAGCAGCCTGGAGATGAATGAGCATTTTTACGGGAATACGGAACAACTTAGTCTGCCGCTAAGCTGGACTATTCGCCTTGATGAACAAAGCCAGCTAATGCTATCAACGCGTATCTACCGTGTCCGCGGTCGTATGGAAACCATCTGGAATGAATACCGCAGCAGCCTGGGAAACAGCCTGCGTCGCACTTCTGCTGATAACTCAAGTAATTCAGTTACATTCAAGCTGGACTATAAAACCGTACTGGCAGATGCACATGAAATCAAGACTGGCATGCATTTGACGCGTAGTAGTGACAGCGTGGATGAAAAACACTGGCTCAACGGCAATCCTGACATGGCTCTTGATGAATTCAATGCGCCCTATAGTCTCGTAGAAACTAAGCTCCGCTGGTTCTGGCAAGATGACTGGCGCCTTGGCGATAGCCTGTCCTTGAATCTTGGTATATCCGGAGAGCAGACTACACTGGATCTGCAAGAGCGACATTATCAGCCCCATGCACTTTATCGCGTGCTGTCGCCATCCATGCATGTGCTAAAGAAGCTGAACACTGAAGGTACGCAAAGAGTGCGCTTTAGCCTGGCGCGCTCGTTTAATGCACCGCGCTCAGGTGATTTGATGCAGCGCCCGGTAATTAATACGCTGGCTCCATGCCTGGCGAATGGCGTATGCATTGCAAATGGCATAGAAACAGCAGACAGTTCTGGAAATCTGGATTTGCAGCCTGAGCGTTCCCAGGGTCTGAATGTCACTTACGAATATGATCTGTCTGCGAATAGTCTCTTGTCCCTAGGTTTATACACCAGGGATATCGATAAAAAGCGCGGCTCGGAAATACGCCTGGAGAATGTGGCCTGGTCAAATCAGGCGCGTTATGTATATCGTCCAGTAAATTTTGGCGATGCCAGTGTGCAGGGCATAGACATGGAATTGCAACTAGCTTTGCGCGATCTGAATGTACAAGCACCGGACGCCAGTTTGCGCGCAGGCTTTGGTCTGGCACGCTCCAGGGTAAATATACACTCAGGGCTGGGCATGCTGACGGACAACCAGACGCCGTGGAATGCCAAACTCGGCGCGAGTTATACTGCCAGAATCTGGCCTTTAAAACTGGATATCGATGCCAACTGGATGCCCGGAAACTGGGTGCGCATCAATGCACAGCAGCGCTCTTTCTCACCCCGGCAATTTAGTCTGAATGCAGGAGCTGTATGGAAATTCAGCCCTGATACCAGCCTGACGATTAATTTGGAAAATATCCTGGCAGACAGCAGGACTAGCGTGACTGAATATTCTAGTGGCTATGGTGTCGTACGACAGCAGAGCCTGAACAAATCACATACCCGTTTGAGTATGCGCTTGAATTTCAAACTCTGA
- a CDS encoding F0F1 ATP synthase subunit epsilon has protein sequence MAHTIHVDVVSAEELIFSGEAEFVALPGEAGELGIYPKHTPLITRIKPGAVRIKVPGKAEDEFVFVAGGLLEVQPNAVTVLADTAIRGHDLDEAKANEAKKLAEQALVNRDSKIDYAQAQAELASAIAQLAAIQKLRQKR, from the coding sequence ATGGCACACACTATTCACGTTGACGTGGTTTCCGCAGAAGAGTTGATCTTCTCCGGTGAAGCCGAATTCGTCGCGTTGCCGGGTGAGGCTGGTGAATTGGGTATCTATCCGAAACATACACCACTGATTACCCGCATCAAGCCGGGTGCGGTGCGCATCAAGGTTCCAGGCAAAGCGGAAGACGAATTCGTATTCGTTGCCGGTGGCCTACTTGAAGTGCAACCGAATGCAGTGACAGTTTTGGCCGATACCGCGATTCGCGGTCACGACCTGGACGAAGCCAAAGCCAATGAAGCCAAGAAACTGGCAGAACAAGCTTTGGTTAATCGTGATTCCAAAATTGACTATGCGCAAGCACAGGCAGAATTGGCTTCAGCGATCGCCCAATTGGCAGCGATACAAAAATTGCGTCAAAAGCGTTAA
- the atpD gene encoding F0F1 ATP synthase subunit beta: protein MANGKIVQCIGAVVDVEFPRNAMPKVYDALKMEGSELTLEVQQQLGDGIVRTIALGTSDGLRRGMTISNTGNPIMVPTGKATLGRIMDVLGNPIDECGPVSHEQTASIHRKAPAYDELSPSQELLETGIKVIDLVCPFAKGGKVGLFGGAGVGKTVNMMELINNIAKAHSGLSVFAGVGERTREGNDFYHEMADAKVVDLENPENSKVAMVYGQMNEPPGNRLRVALTGLTIAEGFRDEGKDVLFFVDNIYRYTLAGTEVSALLGRMPSAVGYQPTLAEEMGRLQERITSTKTGSITSIQAVYVPADDLTDPSPATTFAHLDSTVVLSRDIASLGIYPAVDPLDSTSRQLDPQVVGVEHYETARAVQGTLQRYKELRDIIAILGMDELAPEDKLLVARARKMQRFLSQPFHVAEVFTGSPGKYVSLKETIRGFKMIASGELDHLPEQAFYMVGTIDEAIEKAKKLAAA from the coding sequence ATGGCTAATGGCAAAATCGTTCAGTGTATCGGCGCTGTTGTGGACGTTGAATTTCCACGCAATGCGATGCCTAAGGTTTACGATGCCTTGAAAATGGAAGGCTCCGAGCTGACTCTGGAAGTTCAGCAGCAATTGGGTGACGGCATCGTCCGTACCATTGCTCTGGGTACTTCTGACGGTCTGCGTCGTGGCATGACTATCAGCAACACTGGCAACCCTATCATGGTACCAACCGGCAAAGCAACGCTGGGCCGCATCATGGACGTACTGGGTAACCCTATCGATGAATGCGGTCCTGTCAGCCACGAGCAGACAGCATCCATCCACCGTAAAGCCCCTGCCTACGACGAACTGTCCCCATCCCAGGAATTGCTGGAAACCGGTATCAAGGTTATTGATCTGGTTTGCCCATTCGCTAAAGGTGGTAAGGTCGGTCTGTTCGGTGGTGCGGGTGTGGGCAAGACCGTGAACATGATGGAACTGATCAACAACATCGCCAAGGCACACAGCGGTTTGTCCGTGTTTGCCGGTGTGGGTGAGCGTACTCGTGAGGGTAATGACTTCTACCACGAAATGGCTGACGCAAAAGTGGTTGATCTGGAAAATCCAGAAAACTCCAAAGTTGCGATGGTGTACGGTCAGATGAATGAACCACCAGGTAACCGTCTGCGCGTTGCTCTGACAGGTCTGACTATCGCTGAAGGTTTCCGTGACGAAGGCAAAGACGTTCTGTTCTTTGTGGATAACATCTACCGTTACACACTGGCCGGTACTGAAGTATCCGCTTTGCTGGGTCGTATGCCTTCCGCCGTGGGTTATCAACCTACGCTGGCTGAAGAAATGGGCCGTCTGCAAGAGCGTATTACCTCCACCAAAACTGGTTCCATTACGTCGATCCAGGCCGTGTATGTTCCAGCGGATGACTTGACCGATCCATCTCCAGCAACCACATTTGCTCACTTGGATTCCACCGTTGTTCTGTCCCGTGACATCGCTTCCCTGGGTATCTACCCTGCGGTTGATCCACTGGATTCAACATCCCGTCAGCTGGACCCACAAGTGGTTGGTGTAGAGCACTATGAAACAGCCCGCGCTGTTCAAGGTACTTTGCAGCGCTACAAAGAATTGCGTGACATTATCGCGATTCTGGGTATGGATGAATTGGCTCCTGAAGACAAATTGCTGGTCGCACGTGCACGTAAGATGCAGCGTTTCTTGTCTCAGCCTTTCCACGTTGCTGAAGTATTTACCGGTTCACCAGGTAAATACGTTTCCTTGAAAGAAACGATCCGTGGTTTCAAAATGATCGCTTCCGGCGAACTCGATCACCTGCCAGAACAAGCGTTCTACATGGTAGGTACTATCGATGAAGCAATCGAAAAAGCGAAAAAACTGGCTGCTGCTTAA
- the atpG gene encoding F0F1 ATP synthase subunit gamma encodes MAAGKEIRGKIKSVENTKKITKAMEMVAASKMRKAQDRMRAARPYSEKIRTITANLSQANPEYTHPFMVQQDQSKKIGVIVVTTDKGLCGGLNTNVLRLVTSKMRELEGKGSKIEAVAIGNKGLGFLNRVGAQVVSHVTQLGDTPHLDKLIGPVKVLLDAYQEGKLDAVYLSYTKFINTMKQEPVMEQLLPLTADKLATDKNAHSWDYLYEPDAATVIDELLIRYVEALIFQAVAENMASEQSARMVAMKAATDNAGNVIGELKLVYNKTRQAAITKELSEIVAGAAAV; translated from the coding sequence ATGGCTGCAGGCAAAGAGATACGTGGCAAGATCAAAAGCGTAGAAAATACGAAGAAGATCACTAAGGCGATGGAAATGGTCGCCGCATCCAAAATGCGCAAGGCGCAAGACCGGATGCGTGCGGCTCGTCCCTACAGTGAAAAAATTCGTACGATCACTGCTAACTTGTCACAGGCCAACCCAGAGTACACGCATCCTTTTATGGTGCAACAGGATCAGTCCAAGAAAATTGGTGTGATCGTTGTAACGACAGATAAAGGTTTGTGTGGTGGTCTCAACACTAACGTGTTGCGTTTGGTCACCAGCAAAATGCGTGAACTCGAAGGCAAGGGTTCAAAGATAGAAGCGGTCGCAATTGGTAATAAAGGTCTCGGCTTCCTGAATCGCGTAGGTGCGCAAGTGGTTTCCCATGTTACACAATTGGGCGATACTCCTCACCTCGACAAACTGATAGGTCCAGTCAAAGTTTTGCTGGATGCGTATCAGGAAGGCAAGCTGGACGCGGTTTACCTGAGTTATACCAAGTTCATCAACACCATGAAGCAAGAGCCGGTGATGGAGCAGTTGTTGCCCCTGACAGCTGACAAACTGGCGACAGATAAAAATGCCCATTCCTGGGATTATCTGTATGAGCCAGATGCAGCAACGGTCATTGATGAACTGTTGATACGCTATGTAGAAGCACTGATTTTCCAGGCGGTAGCGGAAAACATGGCTTCTGAACAATCGGCCCGTATGGTGGCGATGAAAGCGGCAACAGATAACGCAGGTAACGTGATTGGCGAACTGAAACTGGTTTATAACAAGACCCGTCAGGCTGCCATTACCAAAGAGCTCTCCGAGATCGTCGCCGGCGCGGCAGCGGTCTAA
- the atpA gene encoding F0F1 ATP synthase subunit alpha — MQLNPSEISELIKSRIQGLGDTAEIRNQGTVISVTDGICRIHGLSDAMQGEMLEFPGNTFGLALNLERDSVGAVILGDYEHISEGDTVKCTGRILEVPIGPELRGRVVNALGQPIDGKGPINAKLSAPIEKIAPGVIARQSVSEPMQTGLKSIDSMVPVGRGQRELIIGDRQTGKTAVAIDAVINQKGQNVTCIYVAIGQKASSVKNVVRALEAHGAMEYTIVVAATAAESAAMQYVSAYSGCAMGEYFRDRGQDALIIYDDLSKQAVAYRQVSLLLRRPPGREAYPGDVFYLHSRLLERAARVNPDYVEAFTKGEVKGKTGSLTALPIIETQAGDVSAFVPTNVISITDGQIFLETSLFNAGIRPAINAGISVSRVGGAAQTKVIKNLSGGIRNDLAQYRELAAFAQFASDLDEVTRKQLDRGARVTELLKQAQYAPLSISLMAVTLFSVNKGFLDDVPVKQVLAFEAGVHNFMKTSHAALLQKIEETKQLDKDGEAAMAAAIADFKKSGAY, encoded by the coding sequence ATGCAACTCAACCCATCTGAAATCAGCGAGCTGATCAAGAGCCGGATTCAAGGCCTTGGCGACACAGCTGAGATTCGCAATCAAGGTACGGTTATCTCCGTTACCGACGGTATCTGCCGCATTCACGGTCTGTCTGACGCGATGCAAGGTGAGATGCTGGAATTCCCAGGCAACACATTTGGTCTGGCGCTGAACCTGGAACGTGATTCCGTTGGTGCCGTTATCCTGGGTGACTACGAACACATCTCCGAAGGCGATACAGTTAAATGTACCGGCCGTATTCTGGAAGTGCCTATCGGTCCTGAACTGCGCGGTCGTGTCGTTAACGCGCTGGGTCAGCCTATCGACGGCAAAGGTCCTATCAATGCAAAACTGTCCGCGCCTATCGAAAAGATTGCGCCTGGCGTTATTGCACGTCAATCCGTTTCTGAACCTATGCAAACTGGCCTGAAGTCTATCGACTCCATGGTACCGGTTGGCCGTGGTCAGCGTGAATTGATCATTGGTGATCGTCAAACTGGTAAAACAGCTGTTGCGATCGATGCCGTGATCAATCAAAAAGGTCAAAACGTGACATGTATCTATGTTGCGATTGGTCAAAAAGCTTCTTCCGTTAAAAACGTTGTGCGCGCTCTCGAAGCCCACGGCGCCATGGAATACACCATCGTTGTTGCTGCTACTGCTGCTGAATCTGCAGCGATGCAATACGTATCCGCCTACTCTGGTTGCGCGATGGGTGAATACTTCCGTGACCGCGGTCAAGATGCATTGATCATTTATGATGATCTGTCCAAACAAGCTGTTGCTTACCGTCAGGTTTCCCTGCTGCTGCGCCGCCCACCAGGCCGCGAAGCTTACCCAGGTGACGTATTCTATTTGCACAGCCGTTTGCTGGAACGTGCAGCACGCGTTAATCCAGACTACGTTGAAGCTTTCACCAAAGGTGAAGTTAAAGGTAAAACAGGTTCTTTGACAGCATTGCCTATCATTGAAACCCAGGCTGGTGACGTTTCCGCTTTCGTTCCTACCAACGTAATTTCGATTACTGACGGTCAGATCTTCCTGGAAACATCCTTGTTCAATGCAGGTATCCGTCCAGCGATTAACGCTGGTATCTCGGTTTCCCGCGTTGGTGGTGCTGCTCAGACCAAGGTTATCAAAAACCTGTCCGGCGGTATCCGTAATGACTTGGCACAGTACCGTGAATTGGCAGCGTTTGCCCAGTTCGCTTCTGACCTCGATGAAGTAACACGCAAGCAGCTCGATCGTGGTGCCCGCGTGACTGAATTGTTGAAGCAAGCTCAATATGCTCCACTGTCTATCTCCCTGATGGCCGTTACTCTGTTCTCCGTGAACAAAGGCTTCCTGGATGATGTACCGGTCAAGCAAGTGCTGGCATTCGAAGCAGGCGTGCACAATTTCATGAAAACGAGCCATGCAGCATTGCTGCAGAAGATCGAAGAAACCAAGCAACTGGACAAAGATGGCGAAGCTGCCATGGCTGCCGCAATTGCTGATTTCAAAAAATCCGGCGCCTATTAA
- a CDS encoding F0F1 ATP synthase subunit delta produces MAELATIARPYAEALFRVAQTGNLSAWSELVTEMAQVGAHPDVQALAHNPKVSADQKAEIFLSAIKSPVTAEAKNFINTLADYDRLTLLPEIAFQFHALKNALEGAADAEVTSAFEMSAAQLSELAVTLEKKFGRKLHPTVKVDSSLIGGVRIVVGDQVLDTSVRAKLQKMHVALTA; encoded by the coding sequence ATGGCCGAACTCGCAACGATCGCTCGTCCTTACGCAGAAGCGCTGTTTCGTGTTGCCCAAACCGGTAACCTGTCCGCCTGGTCGGAACTGGTTACCGAGATGGCACAGGTAGGTGCGCATCCCGATGTACAAGCTCTTGCACACAACCCCAAAGTCTCGGCTGATCAAAAAGCTGAGATTTTCTTGTCTGCGATCAAATCTCCAGTGACTGCTGAAGCGAAAAACTTCATCAACACACTTGCTGACTATGACCGCCTGACTTTGCTGCCGGAAATCGCTTTCCAGTTTCATGCTCTGAAAAACGCCCTCGAAGGCGCTGCAGATGCTGAAGTGACTAGCGCATTTGAAATGTCGGCAGCCCAGTTGAGCGAACTGGCAGTGACATTGGAAAAGAAATTTGGCCGCAAGTTGCACCCTACAGTCAAAGTGGATTCCTCTTTGATCGGTGGTGTACGCATCGTGGTTGGTGATCAGGTGCTCGACACGTCGGTACGCGCGAAGCTGCAGAAAATGCACGTCGCCCTGACCGCGTAA
- a CDS encoding F0F1 ATP synthase subunit B, translating to MNLNLSMWYQAGVFIILALFTAKFIWPPVIGAIDERMKRIADGLAAADKGKAEMVAAEKRIQAELAKAGEEGKTHIINAEKRAALIIEEARNTAAAEAARIIAAAQADANNQVTKAREELRDQVATLAVKGAEQILKREVNASAHADLLNQLKTEL from the coding sequence GTGAATCTGAATCTATCCATGTGGTACCAGGCAGGGGTGTTTATCATCCTGGCCTTGTTTACTGCAAAATTCATCTGGCCACCAGTGATTGGTGCGATCGATGAGCGCATGAAGCGCATTGCAGATGGTTTGGCTGCAGCTGACAAAGGCAAGGCAGAAATGGTTGCCGCTGAAAAGCGTATACAAGCTGAATTGGCAAAAGCTGGTGAAGAAGGCAAAACACATATCATCAACGCAGAAAAACGCGCTGCCCTGATCATCGAAGAAGCCCGCAACACTGCTGCTGCTGAAGCTGCCCGTATTATCGCCGCTGCGCAAGCTGATGCGAATAATCAAGTGACTAAAGCACGCGAAGAATTGCGCGACCAGGTTGCCACTCTGGCAGTCAAAGGTGCAGAACAAATTCTGAAACGTGAAGTCAACGCATCTGCTCACGCTGATCTGTTGAACCAATTGAAAACCGAGCTGTAA
- the atpE gene encoding F0F1 ATP synthase subunit C, translated as MTNVAFVALACGLIIGLGALGACIGIAMMGGKYLEASARQPELMEKLQGKMLLLAGLIDAAFIIGVGIAMFFATANPFKG; from the coding sequence ATGACTAACGTCGCTTTCGTTGCATTGGCTTGTGGTTTGATCATCGGTTTGGGCGCTTTGGGTGCTTGTATCGGTATCGCTATGATGGGTGGTAAATATCTGGAAGCGTCTGCACGTCAACCAGAATTGATGGAAAAACTGCAAGGTAAAATGTTGTTGCTGGCTGGTCTGATCGATGCTGCGTTCATTATCGGTGTTGGTATCGCCATGTTCTTCGCAACTGCAAACCCATTCAAAGGCTAA
- the atpB gene encoding F0F1 ATP synthase subunit A, whose product MSSAEQVTPSEYISHHLGHLTNHGHHAQTSLWDMSYVNIDTVIWAVVCGLLGSIIMYMAARKATSGVPGRFQCAVEMLIEMVDNNAKSIVHGNTSFIAPMALSVFVWVLLMNSLDFLPVDLFSQWLFPVLGLDHEMPHRVVPTADLNGTLGISIGIFGLMMYYSFKIKGVGGFIKELFSAPFGPMMFPFNFMLNVVEYAAKTFSLGMRLFGNMFAGELLFLLIAALLGASGSLFGGIGHLVLGSAWSIFHILIVPLQAFIFMMLTLVYMGQAHEAH is encoded by the coding sequence ATGAGCTCAGCTGAACAAGTCACTCCGTCAGAATATATATCCCATCACCTTGGGCATCTGACTAACCATGGCCACCATGCACAAACCTCCTTGTGGGATATGTCGTATGTCAATATTGATACGGTAATCTGGGCCGTTGTTTGCGGCTTGCTGGGTTCCATCATTATGTATATGGCAGCACGCAAGGCAACTTCTGGCGTACCAGGCCGTTTCCAGTGCGCAGTTGAAATGCTCATAGAAATGGTCGATAACAATGCAAAAAGCATCGTTCACGGCAACACCAGCTTCATCGCTCCTATGGCCCTGTCCGTATTTGTCTGGGTATTGCTGATGAACTCCCTGGATTTCCTGCCAGTTGACCTGTTCTCCCAATGGTTGTTCCCAGTCCTGGGCCTGGATCATGAAATGCCACACCGTGTCGTCCCTACTGCTGACTTGAACGGTACTCTGGGTATCTCCATCGGTATCTTCGGTCTGATGATGTATTACAGCTTCAAGATCAAAGGCGTGGGCGGCTTCATCAAGGAATTGTTCAGCGCACCGTTTGGCCCAATGATGTTCCCGTTCAATTTCATGTTGAACGTGGTTGAATACGCAGCGAAAACCTTCTCGCTCGGTATGCGGTTGTTCGGTAACATGTTTGCCGGCGAATTGTTGTTCCTGTTGATTGCAGCTTTGCTGGGTGCATCTGGCTCCCTGTTTGGCGGTATTGGTCATCTGGTACTGGGCTCTGCGTGGTCCATCTTCCACATCCTGATCGTACCTCTGCAAGCCTTTATTTTCATGATGTTGACTCTGGTGTACATGGGTCAGGCTCACGAAGCGCATTAA